From Stegostoma tigrinum isolate sSteTig4 chromosome 4, sSteTig4.hap1, whole genome shotgun sequence, a single genomic window includes:
- the wdcp gene encoding WD repeat and coiled-coil-containing protein isoform X1, which translates to MFSMELGKAKLLRTGVNVLHQAVHPLHGIAWTDGKQVVLTTIHLINGEVRFGDSNVIGSFEHVSGLHWGPVCCTGTLALLAVQHKKHITVWQLQNSTLEHNKLLVSQTCELGEIFPILQQGCVWHPKYDVLVVLTKRDASVLFAVQIDNRRVKADIKGSGLIHCACWTTDGNRLVIAIGSALHSYIWNNNQKTLHACNFCPIFDVGGCICAIEACLDFQVVVTTELPLDKICGLNAGAAFEVVPTTETGSLMSRPTTLAVEENQSINVRRKSVDSSRSLTEGPMLSPSGPLDLTHLLATHRKSDPSPLIHLKRKDCLTGSGHDSSHLILVTFERKVTTTRKVSIPGILVPDIVCFDPRRCTIAVSSNNCNIIFVYSVTSSSMPNIQQIQLHKNERPKGLCFLTERLLLLLVGRQKINDLAFLPSSNSDRYLIRLMTKKLLLDDGSASSETLGQPGINISGMKKYFEDLSKEEQFAGKELLLPGNSATRFPNIRKGLIEEVRNSCSEQSSEASMPKSAGRVSPSDPTVILGYNANESVNGSVDNHGQGTPNRTLISSVLFNGDQITQSPAGASLNIGDYTNDKMEQLSKKMDRLFESLTEIKQCLSEISDYTKNGKKSSVTYSSDPSILYVIYQKMLQENTIVDEKRAFTLCEGRLRLSMVQEVFNLFAVEMFHGSNWIVLTADDDGFAPLMFKPNQEIIIRDGRLSTGPVEFPPPPSPTDSINLETRRTM; encoded by the exons ATGTTCAGTATGGAGCTTGGAAAAGCAAAATTACTGCGGACTGGAGTTAATGTATTACATCAAGCTGTTCATCCACTCCATGGGATTGCCTGGACAGATGGAAAACAGGTTGTTCTCACCACCATTCACCTGATCAATGGTGAGGTCAGGTTTGGCGACAGCAATGTCATTGGAAGTTTTGAACATGTCAGTGGCCTTCACTGGGGTCCTGTTTGTTGTACAGGGACTTTGGCACTGCTTGCTGTGCAGCATAAAAAGCATATAACAGTATGGCAGTTACAAAATAGCACCTTGGAACACAACAAGCTTTTGGTTTCACAGACATGTGAACTGGGAGAAATCTTTCCAATATTGCAACAAGGCTGTGTGTGGCATCCAAAATATGATGTCTTAGTGGTATTAACAAAGAGAGATGCCTCTGTATTGTTTGCAGTACAGATTGACAACCGTAGAGTTAAAGCAGATATCAAAGGTAGTGGTTTGATTCACTGTGCCTGTTGGACTACAGATGGAAATCGTTTAGTGATTGCTATAGGCAGTGCCCTTCATTCATACATATGGAATAATAACCAAAAGACTCTTCACGCTTGTAATTTCTGCCCCATATTTGATGTTGGAGGATGCATCTGTGCAATAGAGGCATGTTTGGATTTTCAAGTGGTTGTGACAACTGAATTACCCCTTGATAAAATCTGTGGTCTAAATGCTGGTGCTGCGTTTGAAGTTGTTCCTACAACAGAAACTGGATCCTTGATGTCAAGACCTACAACGCTGGCAGTTGAAGAAAACCAATCTATTAATGTGAGAAGAAAATCAGTAGATTCCTCAAGGTCTTTGACAGAAGGCCCAATGCTTTCACCATCTGGCCCATTAGATCTGACTCATCTTCTGGCAACTCATCGTAAATCTGATCCTAGCCCCCTTATTCACCTGAAGCGCAAGGATTGCCTTACTGGAAGTGGTCATGATTCATCACATCTGATTTTAGTAACTTTTGAGAGAAAGGTGACAACAACTAGAAAAGTAAGCATCCCTGGGATTCTGGTCCCTGATATTGTGTGTTTTGACCCTCGTCGATGTACAATTGCTGTATCATCAAATAATTGTAATATAATATTTGTGTATTCAGTAACCTCTTCAAGTATGCCCAACATTCAGCAAATACAGTTGCACAAAAATGAACGGCCAAAGGGTTTGTGTTTTCTGACTGAGAGACTACTATTACTCTTAGTTGGGAGGCAAAAAATAAATGATCTTGCTTTTCTCCCATCTTCAAATTCAGACCGTTATTTAATCAGACTTATGACTAAAAAACTATTGCTGGATGATGGTTCTGCATCATCAGAGACACTTGGGCAGCCTGGAATTAACATCTCTGGAATGAAGAAATACTTTGAAGATCTGTCCAAGGAAGAGCAATTTGCAGGAAAAGAACTATTATTGCCAGGAAATAGTGCAACTCGATTTCCAAACATTAGAAAGGGATTGATAGAGGAAGTAAGGAACAGCTGTAGTGAACAAAGCTCAGAAGCAAGTATGCCAAAATCAGCAGGGCGAGTCTCACCAAGTGACCCGACAGTGATCTTAGGCTACAATGCCAATGAATCTGTAAATGGCTCCGTAGATAATCACGGACAAGGCACACCAAACAGGACTTTGATTAGCTCCGTCTTGTTTAATGGAGACCAAATTACACAGTCGCCTGCTGGTGCTTCACTGAATATTGGTgattatacaaatgacaaaatggAACAACTGTCCAAAAAAATGGACAGATTATTTGAGAGCTTAACAGAGATAAAGCAGTGCCTTTCTGAAATATCAGATTATACCAAAAATGGAAAGAAGTCTTCAGTAACCTATTCATCTGATCCGTCCATCCTTTATGTCATCTATCAG aaaatgctGCAAGAAAATACTATTGTGGATGAAAAACGAGCGTTTACCCTTTGTGAAGGCAGGCTTCGTCTAAGTATGGTGCAGGAAGTTTTTAACCTTTTTGCTGTTGAAATGTTTCATG
- the wdcp gene encoding WD repeat and coiled-coil-containing protein isoform X2: MFSMELGKAKLLRTGVNVLHQAVHPLHGIAWTDGKQVVLTTIHLINGEVRFGDSNVIGSFEHVSGLHWGPVCCTGTLALLAVQHKKHITVWQLQNSTLEHNKLLVSQTCELGEIFPILQQGCVWHPKYDVLVVLTKRDASVLFAVQIDNRRVKADIKGSGLIHCACWTTDGNRLVIAIGSALHSYIWNNNQKTLHACNFCPIFDVGGCICAIEACLDFQVVVTTELPLDKICGLNAGAAFEVVPTTETGSLMSRPTTLAVEENQSINVRRKSVDSSRSLTEGPMLSPSGPLDLTHLLATHRKSDPSPLIHLKRKDCLTGSGHDSSHLILVTFERKVTTTRKVSIPGILVPDIVCFDPRRCTIAVSSNNCNIIFVYSVTSSSMPNIQQIQLHKNERPKGLCFLTERLLLLLVGRQKINDLAFLPSSNSDRYLIRLMTKKLLLDDGSASSETLGQPGINISGMKKYFEDLSKEEQFAGKELLLPGNSATRFPNIRKGLIEEVRNSCSEQSSEASMPKSAGRVSPSDPTVILGYNANESVNGSVDNHGQGTPNRTLISSVLFNGDQITQSPAGASLNIGDYTNDKMEQLSKKMDRLFESLTEIKQCLSEISDYTKNGKKSSVTYSSDPSILYVIYQKMLQENTIVDEKRAFTLCEGRLRLSMVQEVFNLFAVEMFHDNKSTF; the protein is encoded by the exons ATGTTCAGTATGGAGCTTGGAAAAGCAAAATTACTGCGGACTGGAGTTAATGTATTACATCAAGCTGTTCATCCACTCCATGGGATTGCCTGGACAGATGGAAAACAGGTTGTTCTCACCACCATTCACCTGATCAATGGTGAGGTCAGGTTTGGCGACAGCAATGTCATTGGAAGTTTTGAACATGTCAGTGGCCTTCACTGGGGTCCTGTTTGTTGTACAGGGACTTTGGCACTGCTTGCTGTGCAGCATAAAAAGCATATAACAGTATGGCAGTTACAAAATAGCACCTTGGAACACAACAAGCTTTTGGTTTCACAGACATGTGAACTGGGAGAAATCTTTCCAATATTGCAACAAGGCTGTGTGTGGCATCCAAAATATGATGTCTTAGTGGTATTAACAAAGAGAGATGCCTCTGTATTGTTTGCAGTACAGATTGACAACCGTAGAGTTAAAGCAGATATCAAAGGTAGTGGTTTGATTCACTGTGCCTGTTGGACTACAGATGGAAATCGTTTAGTGATTGCTATAGGCAGTGCCCTTCATTCATACATATGGAATAATAACCAAAAGACTCTTCACGCTTGTAATTTCTGCCCCATATTTGATGTTGGAGGATGCATCTGTGCAATAGAGGCATGTTTGGATTTTCAAGTGGTTGTGACAACTGAATTACCCCTTGATAAAATCTGTGGTCTAAATGCTGGTGCTGCGTTTGAAGTTGTTCCTACAACAGAAACTGGATCCTTGATGTCAAGACCTACAACGCTGGCAGTTGAAGAAAACCAATCTATTAATGTGAGAAGAAAATCAGTAGATTCCTCAAGGTCTTTGACAGAAGGCCCAATGCTTTCACCATCTGGCCCATTAGATCTGACTCATCTTCTGGCAACTCATCGTAAATCTGATCCTAGCCCCCTTATTCACCTGAAGCGCAAGGATTGCCTTACTGGAAGTGGTCATGATTCATCACATCTGATTTTAGTAACTTTTGAGAGAAAGGTGACAACAACTAGAAAAGTAAGCATCCCTGGGATTCTGGTCCCTGATATTGTGTGTTTTGACCCTCGTCGATGTACAATTGCTGTATCATCAAATAATTGTAATATAATATTTGTGTATTCAGTAACCTCTTCAAGTATGCCCAACATTCAGCAAATACAGTTGCACAAAAATGAACGGCCAAAGGGTTTGTGTTTTCTGACTGAGAGACTACTATTACTCTTAGTTGGGAGGCAAAAAATAAATGATCTTGCTTTTCTCCCATCTTCAAATTCAGACCGTTATTTAATCAGACTTATGACTAAAAAACTATTGCTGGATGATGGTTCTGCATCATCAGAGACACTTGGGCAGCCTGGAATTAACATCTCTGGAATGAAGAAATACTTTGAAGATCTGTCCAAGGAAGAGCAATTTGCAGGAAAAGAACTATTATTGCCAGGAAATAGTGCAACTCGATTTCCAAACATTAGAAAGGGATTGATAGAGGAAGTAAGGAACAGCTGTAGTGAACAAAGCTCAGAAGCAAGTATGCCAAAATCAGCAGGGCGAGTCTCACCAAGTGACCCGACAGTGATCTTAGGCTACAATGCCAATGAATCTGTAAATGGCTCCGTAGATAATCACGGACAAGGCACACCAAACAGGACTTTGATTAGCTCCGTCTTGTTTAATGGAGACCAAATTACACAGTCGCCTGCTGGTGCTTCACTGAATATTGGTgattatacaaatgacaaaatggAACAACTGTCCAAAAAAATGGACAGATTATTTGAGAGCTTAACAGAGATAAAGCAGTGCCTTTCTGAAATATCAGATTATACCAAAAATGGAAAGAAGTCTTCAGTAACCTATTCATCTGATCCGTCCATCCTTTATGTCATCTATCAG aaaatgctGCAAGAAAATACTATTGTGGATGAAAAACGAGCGTTTACCCTTTGTGAAGGCAGGCTTCGTCTAAGTATGGTGCAGGAAGTTTTTAACCTTTTTGCTGTTGAAATGTTTCATG